CAGCAGGGCCCCCTCATCACAAAGGCCTCGTGTAATCGACTCAGACGTGTTCAAGTCAACTTCCTGCAGGAATCAGGTATGACATTCTAACGGGCGTCTTCATTAAGTCTTTcggacggggtgggggggtgggggggtaatgTTTGAAGCGAACGTGACATTTTCGACTCCaaagcgctctctctctctctctctctctctccgccgccCTGATACTCGTGTAATTTATGCACAGTTTTTGTGATCTAACACAAAGCCGCGTCTTCCGAAAGCCGCCAGCGACCCGACGCCAAACGCTGGGAAAGAGCAACAGCGTGCCGCCGGCGGGCTGGGAACAGGTATCTGATGCGAgcaggcgtgggggggggggtccaaatagCTTCACGGTCCGAAGGCCAGCTGTGAAAAGGGTGTTGTTCATTTCACCGTCTTAGGTATTCAGAGGCGTGCGTCGCTAAATACATTCACGAATCTGAcagtaaatttaaaaaaaaaacatatatagaAAGTAGAaaatcgctgtgtgtgtgtgtctctgtaatCTTTACGCTTAGACACTCTTTCATCTGAAAATGGATACAGAACAGTCCATAGTGTGGTACTGAGGGTTTGGGGAAAAAGACTGTGCATGGCAGACAAACGTTGCCTACTTTCCCTGCGACATGAAGGGGTTCGTCCTCCCCAGTTGAGTTTTATCCAAGACTCTTTATCCAACACTCTGCACTATTATCATCATTTCCCACCAAGCAGAAGCTCCCCAGACACTCCCCAGAGAGAGCCATTGAGCTGTACTAGCGCCTCTGCcttgttaccatggaaaccttCCCATGGCATAGCCCATTACAGAAACAGACACTTTCACATCACTTTGGAAAAGCTTTTCGGGGGGAGATTTCAACCCCGGTGTAAAAATACTCTGATGGTCTTTTGCTCAAACTTGAAACCCGAGGCCTGCATTACCTGCGCGGCGATGTGTGGGACACTTTGTCGGAGCAAAGTTAACGGGCGGCCCGGGCGGTTCCCATCAGAGGAAAAACAGCACACCCACTTTTCTCGGTATACGATATAATAAAAAGCACCGCTGTAATCACTCTAAACTGCTGACTAAATTCATCAAGCGCAAATTGAAAATAACGAAGAAGCCCTCCAGCAGGCCCCTCGTCTCGGGGCATCGACGTCCTCTGCCAGCTAAATGGTCCTTGACGAGGTTAAGTACAACAGTAGCCCCCGTTACACACGTTCTGCTGTGGGGAGCAATTATCGCGGAGGCCTGCGTGGTTTTGATTAAGTCACGGTCTCATTATGCCGTCTCCGCACCCCGCGTAATGAGTCTGGCGGAGGGATGATAAAGCTTTTGATGAAACATCCCAAATCGCTGTTACGACTTCTCATCTTTTTCGAACGTGAATTCGGAGAGCTTCGCTCTCAGtggcaggatgtgtgtgtgtgtgtgtggggggggggggggggggggggggtgtctttttGACCGAACCCACTCTCGGATGAGACGTGCACCACATCAGCGCTCGCCTCGTGTCTCGTGGCCGCAGTCATCGCTCGCCACCTCGGCGCTGATTGCTCTATTATGACACATCATTACCTCGGTGAATAATGAGTCAcctcgggggaaaaaaaaaaaaaaaaaaggaggggagtTTATCGATACCGAGCGGCACCATTCGCAGGTGGACCTTTAATTGAGCGAAAGCGATGGTCGATTCAtctttgcgggggggggggagaaaaaaaaatggcatcaAAGCTCAGTTGTGAGGTCCTAAGAGGGCTGCCGCTGATTAATTTGGGCCGGGCCCGATTACTCTGAACGGCAAGGGAATGGTGATTGATGTCGCAGTCGCTTCAAACTCGCCTCGATTAATTCCAAGGAAATTGTTATTCCTGGGCCAAAtttactacaactactactacttaTTTACAGAGGGCGTCAACAGATGGATAACAAAGCACACTTACCCCCTTCAGGCGGTGGGTCGGTGCCGGTCCAGAAGCCTCGGGTGCTCGGGCTTCGGGGATGAGAGGccacctctcctccacctcccagcaTGCACGTCGCCTCCTGCCGAGGTATCGGAAAGGACATTTTAACATCTGGTCCCCCAGAATGTTGACCGCTTCTATTCAGTGAAGAAATCCACTTGCACCAGGGGAACACACTCTTTGTGTAGACTTTGTGTGTAACCCCTCACAAGCAGAGTGGGATGATCAATGGTTTTGGGAAAGCCGGATGCTTTTGTGTGAATCCGTTTTTTTGGGATGTATGACTCGTGCCTATTGTGAAATAATTATGGTGGTAAAGACAATATATCACACCAGCTCACAGAAAGCTTAAGGTCGTCCAGTTGTcaaaaaaagaccaaacaaaaaaaacccactatatatagtggggtttttttgtttgggtTAGGGGTTTGCTCATTGGGGACCATTCAAATAAACAGATGTGTCACAGgacctgaaaacaaaaaaagaagaattcaaAAGTGTTCCAAAACGCTTCTTCGACTTAAATCGAaaggaatgtgaaaaaaagccttGAGGTGTATCGTTCCTTTTGTAACTACAGTAGGAATTTGCCACATGCTGCGACCCCATTAAAGCAAGGAACGCACAACCCTCATGGAAAAGGGACACGATCCCATCCAGCAATGAACACCGCTCCTGACGTTGCTTATGCGACACAATCGCTGTTCGTGGGACGGCTGCACAGAAACTGGGATCAGCTTTAAGGAAACTGGATTCAGCGTTGGTTCAGAGCTTATTCTTCACCTttgtctgtgtttaaaaaaaaaaaagtgaatgccAAGACACACAGTGGTCAGACCATGTTCCACTCGGACGGCAATGCTTACTGCAGAACCAACAGCAGGATAGAATGAACAAGTCTTCCACTGCAATGTCCACAATGTActttaacatattttaaattatgGCCACAACAATAATCCGAGTAAAATATATTTCTAATTACATCGCTGCACAGGAAACAAATGTTGTGCAGACTGAACGTTTAGAGAAAGGCAGCCTATTTGACATGAATGCTTCCATAATTATCTTTGATGCTATAACCCTGAATTCTCAAAGGAGTGCTGAATATTTGCATATCATCATAGATCAGGGTTGCAGTCTGCATGCTCATTTTCAGTGGGAATCAGTCGTTTACTCACTGAAGACTAACCATAGATAACACGAACAATTAAAAGCCACACGCTACTACGGATTTACACTGAGCTTAGTGCATCAAGTGGTAAATTATATTCACTCGAGGCGATGGACCGGAATACGTTGGCGAGGAGGAGGCTTTATTGTCCTGCTGGTCTACCCGACAGAATTTCAATGGTTGTTTGATGGTATTAATGCGCCATTTAAATGCAGGAAGGAAAGCCACGCAATGAGAATATGCACAAAATCTGAAAGTCAGATGTCAGAGGGGTGAGCGGAGGGGAGGAATTTTCTCAAAATGCAGAAAACTACAGGAGTGGAATATCAAATGTTCAACTCTTTTTCGGGGGAAAAgtatcttttctcttttagaTGGCACCAAAGTACTGTCGCCCACTTCACGTTTTTCAAAAAGGGCCCTTCCATGCATTTGGCTCtttgaggggaagaaaaaaaaatagcattaaTGCCGACAAATGAAGTGAACAGCTGTGCTGCACAGCTGAGATGAGAGTAGCACAATGGTTATTCCATTCCATTCAAAGACAGgggaacttttttcttttttccaacgACATCAATGGCAACAGCCTGCCAAAACTCTAACTACTTACCACACAGAGAGCACAACTTTTCTTAGACATAAAAGCCGGAAACAGTCACGTAGCCACGTAGTCATCTGGCCATCATATCAAATAAGAGCCTCTTTACACAGGAAATCAAGGAGATCACCAACGCAACAGCAGTAGCGCACAAAAACGTaatcaaaacaaacagcttAAACATCGCTTCTACTTGAAAGAAAACAGGGTCTGAAACttgaaggaaatgaaatgtgtctgaTGAGTCATTGCTCGGGGAAATCAATTCATTTAGTCATACAGGAGGTGCCAAGTTATTTATTGCCTGTCAGCATGAGGTGCTGCTTCATAATGTCTTGCTGCAGAAAGAACAGAGGCGCTAGAGGAAATTTGAAGAGAAATATTTTATTGGGTGTACAGGATgtgtccttaaaaaaaaaagacaatgacatCAGCGTTATCATACATCAACACCTTTTTCACAAATATGCTCGTGCTTACAGCGACTCATGCCCGTGGCTCCTAAGAACACGTATCAACACAAATTCAGCCCAGATCTCAAAATACTAATGGAAAGAACAAACtatttgaaggaaaaaaaaaacattggaaacGTCGGAATAGCAGCAATGTGAATGAAATCAaacattaagggggggggggggggggaagcgttgTGAGTGTACGTTGCGAGTTAGCAGGTTACATTGTGATGCTAGAAGTGCAGCTGAGGAGAACGGGACCTGGGCCATTCATTTTTCAGGTTAAATGTTTCTGACATGAAGGACATTTTACTTCAGAGAGCGGAgctagataaaaaaaaatattaaaaaaaaaagaggttcaAATTATTCATAGTCTGAGGACTATGGGTGGAGTACACATTTTAGTGGCAATCCGTTTGGGAATTCTTAAGATATTTAAGTCCAACAGACCGAAACTGAAGGAAGTGAACTGAATACACGACTGTTTAAAATGGACTTTGCAACACGTCGTCATCACTGAAACTTTTGGTCGCATAAATGAGGGAGAATTTCTTTTGAGAAACTTTCAGAATAGATTGAACCATTGAATCGAAATATTTTCACATGGATCACAAAATTGGAAATCGATCGTTTTTAAGGCTGCCAATTTGGAAGCCTGCTTAAAAGGCCGCTGCTGCTCATACCATTGGCATTCCAGTAGCagtagaattgtattatttgacAAGTTGACTCTTAAAATAGTCAGAGTACAAAGATACCTGCACATGCACTCGACTAATATAACCCTCCCCACCCTGATCCCTCCAGTGAAATGACCCTCTTAAATGCAAACACAGAGGAGCCACTTTCATTGTCTCCTCAGGGGATCCGGAGCCGTTTTGCTCTGCATCTGCATGTAATTGCACACACAGCAGAGCATTACAGTATAAACTAGAACAAAGCAGCTTCAGAATAAATTACAGCAAAGATGGTACATTAAGCGGTAGGATGCTATTAATTCCTGCTGCCACGAAGACGGACGGAacgcaaacatttaaaaagccacTCTGGCAGATTGTCTTAAGTTCCTGCATAGTTGTGGAGAGCAGGTCTAATCATCTTAGACTTAGGGATTTCATAGCATAGGGagtatttcttctgttttctgtAGTATGTTTATTAGAGTTTTAAGACAtgcaaatatgaaaaatacacGCAAGTGACGTTTCTGATATACTCACATCGTCTAACATCGATTTCATTTTCGCCATTAACTGGATAACTAACCGTTAGCTTTAACTAGGGCCTGGCTGTCATGCAGTCTTTGCATTTTGACTAATGTGAGCCGATGAATCCTGTGGGCCTCTCCTGCACTCTAATGCACGACAGGTCAACACTGCCATCTAGTGACCAGAGGGAGGAATGCATTGGAGGACAATTCAGTTGGTGCAGGACGCGTGTGCATGGGTTTACACGCTACACTGGGAGGAATAAATCAGGGGTTTGAAACAGAGAAATCGGATTCAAAGTGACCAAATACGGCGCGCTACACATTTTTGGCCAGGCAAGGCTTTTTCCCATCACTTGCTTTCATCAGGGCCTTGATGGCCCTCGCCCTCATTTCTAACTCCAGTAGCTCCAGTTGCTGAATGGATGGCTGACCTGCTGCAGGTGCTCGGCTTGAAATGGGTAGGCCTTGCACAGATAAACTGACATCTGTGGACTGCGGAGGCGCACCCTGCTCTTCGGTTTCCTCTTTGCCTGGAGAGGACGAGACTGCTAAAATCTCGCTGACGCTTCGGTCTATGTCGCTTAGGAGGTCTGTCTTTGCTTCCGTCGGCTGGGGGCCTTTGGGAGGCTCAGGAGGCTCGGGAGCCGCCGGGCCCGGGTTTACAACCGGGGCGGCGCCTTCCTTGCAGCTGTCCGCTACTTTCACCGACGCGTCCAGAGCTTTAACAGTCTGCTCCTCTTTGGGTCCCTCTATGTCACTATCGTAAATGTCTGCGTTTATGCTTAGGACGTCACTCTCCTCTCCGGAACCAACGCCCTCTGTGAAGAACATTGCACCAAAATGTCATATACACAATGGTGCTTTTTGTGGCCCGTATTCTGTGTCTGAAGTCTCTTTTAAGGTCGAGTGGCCGGGGGAGTAGCTCTCACCTTGCTTAGGGTCCTCAGCTTTTGCAGTTTCTTTGAGGCAACACGTCGAGTCCACATTATTGTCTTGCCTTAATGCAttaaaaacagagaaataaagacattgaaagtataaaaaaaaacatgaagaagtgACTAGAATAAGTATGCAAACTGTTCACTCACTGGCTTTCCAAGGTCTCTCTGTTTTGTTCGCCATTATTCCCAGATGTCAGTTCTTCCCCTATAAACAAGAGCTTCTGGtgaatcatttatttccaaTACTTGAATTGTgcaaaattgttttttctttccaggAAGAAATTACCAAATTGCCTCATTTCTTACCTGCTAAGATCTCAGCAAGGTTCTTCTCAGAGATCAACTGCAGTTGCTCCCAGCAAATCTTCTGGATTTCCTTTAAGCTAAGGTCCTGTGAACAATAATGTGTTGCTTTAATAGGCTCTAAAACAGCTAAAGCCTATGGCATTACTTCTCGATCTGTATTAGatatcattatcatttttttaaaatcatgaaATGAATCTCGAGTTGGCACGAACAAAAGGTACTTAACTTAACTCTGCCTTTTCTATACTGCTTCAAAGCTACTTTATAGCTATCAAAGCACCATgatatttaacacacacacacacacacacacacacacacacacacacacacacacacacacacacacacacacacacacacacacacacacacacacacacacacacacacatacagttgaTGTAtattaaaagtaacaatagtGAAACTAGCTACTTTTGATACAGTGACTTTGAATCTATtgcaattaaatgaaatacaacaatCATATGCAACAAAAGATATGCCTAGAAAAAAATGGAACAAACCTTTTCATGCAATGATCACTAGTGTTCAAAGTGTTGTTGCTGTTGGAACGTAGCCAACAGTCCAAAATATGGCCATTATGTTGAAAGACTGGCCAAAGCACAAAATTAGGTCCAAAATGCCACAGGCTACCGTAAGTGAAAACGCAGTGTGGCCGCAagagatatttatatttattgtgaACAGAGATATCATCAAAATCTAAGATTGTacaaagttacatttttaagAAATCAAGCTAATTAATCATGCTGGTTATGGTAGCCCTCCATTCACAAAGCCTCCTTGATGAATAAAACAGACTGTAGGCCATATTGAAATAGGATTGACTGGGATCACTATGTCCTATAGAATAAAACGCACTGTACGTCCTATTGAGATGCAAGCCTTACTCTAATAAGACGTACAGAGACCATGAGTTTAAACAATCACCTTGAGTTCATCTGGCAGCATTTTCCGGAGCTTCTTCTCCCCCAGCACATGGAGACACTGCCCCAGCATCTCCTGCTTGTCGGCGACGTAGGCAGTGATCGGCTGGAACGGCAGGCCGAGGTCAAGTCCGCCCTCTTCGATGTCACTGCCGATCCGGTCCAGCTCTGCATCGGCGAGTTCATCCTTGGATTCCTGCTTgagcaaaaaagacaaaaaaaaaaaccagcgtCACTGACAGGTGTCGCCAAAAGGTGTTTACGGTTCTAATGGTGATGCAACTTGTACGTGGGTGACATAGGAAGAGAAACAGCGTGACCATATCTATTTATTTGTGTTGGTTGTACTGTGAAAGACGATTTCTGTAGACACCAACCCTGACGTTGATTGACATCTTGCTGAAATGAATGCAGTCactaactctctctctcacacacacacacacacacacacacacacacacacacacacacacacacacacacacacacacacacacacacacacacac
This sequence is a window from Pungitius pungitius chromosome 1, fPunPun2.1, whole genome shotgun sequence. Protein-coding genes within it:
- the LOC119223387 gene encoding caspase activity and apoptosis inhibitor 1 isoform X2, coding for MLKKKSSSTDKKRKHTQPEERHDGNKRRSAESSIKESKDELADAELDRIGSDIEEGGLDLGLPFQPITAYVADKQEMLGQCLHVLGEKKLRKMLPDELKDLSLKEIQKICWEQLQLISEKNLAEILAGEELTSGNNGEQNRETLESQQDNNVDSTCCLKETAKAEDPKQEGVGSGEESDVLSINADIYDSDIEGPKEEQTVKALDASVKVADSCKEGAAPVVNPGPAAPEPPEPPKGPQPTEAKTDLLSDIDRSVSEILAVSSSPGKEETEEQGAPPQSTDVSLSVQGLPISSRAPAAGQPSIQQLELLELEMRARAIKALMKASDGKKPCLAKNV
- the LOC119223387 gene encoding caspase activity and apoptosis inhibitor 1 isoform X1, with translation MLKKKSSSTDKKRKHTQPEERHDGNKRRSAESSIKQESKDELADAELDRIGSDIEEGGLDLGLPFQPITAYVADKQEMLGQCLHVLGEKKLRKMLPDELKDLSLKEIQKICWEQLQLISEKNLAEILAGEELTSGNNGEQNRETLESQQDNNVDSTCCLKETAKAEDPKQEGVGSGEESDVLSINADIYDSDIEGPKEEQTVKALDASVKVADSCKEGAAPVVNPGPAAPEPPEPPKGPQPTEAKTDLLSDIDRSVSEILAVSSSPGKEETEEQGAPPQSTDVSLSVQGLPISSRAPAAGQPSIQQLELLELEMRARAIKALMKASDGKKPCLAKNV